One stretch of Candidatus Palauibacter polyketidifaciens DNA includes these proteins:
- a CDS encoding type II toxin-antitoxin system RelB/DinJ family antitoxin, giving the protein MPNQLVQARIDADVKEEAATVLAAMGLTVSGALRLLLTKVAHEKALPFAPLVPNADTIEAMREARRGNLPQFSSVEDLLDDLRADD; this is encoded by the coding sequence ATGCCGAACCAACTCGTCCAAGCCCGCATTGACGCAGACGTGAAGGAGGAGGCGGCCACGGTGCTGGCGGCCATGGGCCTGACCGTCTCCGGCGCGTTGCGCCTGCTGCTGACGAAGGTCGCCCACGAGAAAGCGCTGCCGTTCGCGCCGTTGGTTCCTAACGCCGACACCATTGAAGCGATGAGGGAGGCCCGCCGGGGCAACCTTCCGCAGTTCTCGAGCGTAGAGGATCTCCTCGACGATCTGCGTGCGGACGATTGA